In a genomic window of Amycolatopsis japonica:
- a CDS encoding SDR family NAD(P)-dependent oxidoreductase, giving the protein MGRLAGKVAVVFGGARGIGLATVKEFVAEGATVFSSDIREPAESVEGARHSLVDATDEGQVDEFVRGVVAETGRVDVLFNNVGIHLGKPLADTTLAEFDNIFALNVRAAFLGTRAVLPQMIANKAGSIVTTSSNGGVMGRPGDPVYNATKHALVGMMKSIAVAHAHQGIRANTVNPGAIDTDMLRGTLASPEDFEARQHQLVASTPAGRVGEAWEVAKAVVFLASDESRFVNGVALPIDGAKAAGAMPGNRYSLDFELGVR; this is encoded by the coding sequence ATGGGTCGGCTGGCAGGCAAGGTCGCGGTGGTCTTCGGGGGAGCGAGGGGTATCGGGCTCGCCACCGTGAAGGAGTTCGTCGCCGAGGGCGCGACCGTGTTCTCCAGCGACATCCGCGAGCCCGCGGAATCCGTCGAAGGGGCGCGACACTCCCTTGTGGACGCGACCGACGAAGGACAGGTCGACGAGTTCGTGCGCGGCGTGGTCGCCGAAACCGGTAGGGTCGACGTGCTGTTCAACAACGTCGGCATCCACCTCGGGAAGCCGTTGGCCGACACGACGTTGGCGGAATTCGACAACATCTTCGCGCTGAACGTGCGGGCCGCCTTCCTCGGCACGCGGGCGGTGCTGCCGCAGATGATCGCGAACAAGGCGGGCAGCATCGTCACGACGTCGTCCAACGGCGGCGTGATGGGCCGCCCCGGCGACCCGGTGTACAACGCCACCAAGCACGCGCTGGTCGGCATGATGAAATCGATCGCGGTCGCGCACGCGCACCAGGGGATCCGGGCGAACACGGTCAACCCGGGCGCGATCGACACGGACATGCTGCGCGGCACGCTCGCGTCGCCGGAGGACTTCGAGGCCAGGCAACACCAGCTGGTCGCGAGCACGCCCGCGGGCCGGGTCGGCGAGGCATGGGAGGTCGCGAAGGCCGTGGTCTTTCTGGCGAGCGACGAATCCCGGTTCGTCAACGGGGTCGCGCTCCCGATCGACGGCGCGAAGGCCGCCGGTGCCATGCCGGGCAACCGGTACAGTCTCGACTTCGAACTCGGCGTCAGGTAA
- a CDS encoding GntR family transcriptional regulator: MSTSAAEETLARDRPLLERSGTAERVAEILRQRITEGVFPPGSRLSEPSISAALGVSRNTLRESFQLLAHERLAVHELNRGVFVRELTAQDISDLYVMRRVTECGALRRASELSTVDLSAVAAAVRDGRAAADEGDWQAVGTASIAFHQAVGDLAGSERVSTTMRQVLAETRLFFVLAENTRAFFEPFLERHERILRDLERGRFGPAETALEKYLREAEKQLLAAYERREA, from the coding sequence GTGTCCACATCTGCCGCCGAGGAGACGCTGGCCCGCGACAGACCCTTGCTCGAACGAAGCGGGACCGCGGAACGGGTCGCCGAGATCCTGCGTCAGCGCATCACCGAAGGTGTCTTCCCGCCGGGGTCGAGGCTTTCCGAACCGTCGATCAGCGCCGCGCTGGGCGTCTCGCGCAACACCCTGCGCGAGTCTTTCCAGCTGCTGGCGCACGAACGGCTCGCGGTGCACGAGCTCAACCGCGGCGTGTTCGTCCGTGAGCTGACCGCGCAGGACATCTCGGATCTGTACGTGATGCGGCGGGTCACCGAATGCGGTGCGCTGCGGCGCGCGTCGGAACTGTCCACTGTGGATCTGTCGGCCGTCGCGGCCGCCGTGCGGGACGGCCGTGCCGCGGCCGACGAAGGCGACTGGCAGGCCGTCGGGACCGCGAGCATCGCGTTCCACCAGGCGGTGGGCGATCTGGCGGGCAGCGAGCGGGTCAGCACGACGATGCGTCAGGTGCTGGCGGAGACGCGACTGTTCTTCGTGCTGGCCGAGAACACGCGCGCGTTCTTCGAGCCGTTCCTGGAGCGGCACGAACGGATCCTGCGGGACTTGGAGCGAGGACGCTTCGGGCCCGCTGAGACCGCGCTGGAGAAGTACTTGCGAGAGGCGGAGAAGCAGCTTCTGGCCGCTTATGAGCGCCGGGAGGCGTGA
- a CDS encoding NPCBM/NEW2 domain-containing protein codes for MRRLAGTLVAACTLTALCVVPAAAAAESPPPVATPPMGWNSWNKFGCDITEELIRETADAMVSSGMKAAGYQYVNIDDCWAEKNRTADGKYAPHRTRFPSGIKALADYVHGKGLKLGIYTSAGTETCARTMPGSLDHEEVDAQTFADWGVDYLKYDNCHNQGRPALERYTKMGEALKKTGRPIVYALCEWGENKPWEWGKSAGAQLWRTTGDISDSWSSMTNLLDQQVGLEGYAGPGGWNDPDMLEVGNGGMTDTEYRSHFALWSLLNAPLLAGNDLRSMSEATKKILMNKDLLAVDQDWGGKQGRKIRDGGDTEVWAKPMSDGSNVVVLFNRGGAPATLSATAAEIGAPSASGYRVRDLWTGAETESAGTLRAGLPSHGSAVFRVWPSNQPNAAPHTTLSLASPEYAAVDKPFTTTLRVFNDGRTPVRSGVVKLAVGAGWKPDGATEARVPAVAPGKSWERTWTVRPSSPGGDRVEVSGRFGYRTSWGTRSLSADGSAPVVKPPAAGTNALSKAVFMTADNGYGPVERGTSNGESKAGDGHRMSIGGVTYDDGLGVHAPSKVRVYLGGGCASFTSSVGVDDEKAGGSVAFEVVGDGKRLANTGVLKRGQAAEKLSVPLNGVQVLDLVVTDGGDGVDSDHADWAGATLRC; via the coding sequence ATGCGTCGTCTCGCCGGCACGCTCGTCGCCGCCTGCACGCTCACCGCCCTCTGCGTCGTTCCTGCGGCGGCCGCCGCCGAGAGCCCGCCACCGGTCGCGACCCCGCCGATGGGATGGAACAGCTGGAACAAGTTCGGCTGCGACATCACCGAAGAGCTGATCCGGGAGACCGCGGACGCGATGGTCTCGTCCGGGATGAAGGCGGCGGGCTACCAGTACGTCAACATCGACGATTGCTGGGCCGAGAAGAACCGCACCGCCGACGGGAAGTACGCACCACACCGGACGCGCTTTCCCAGTGGTATCAAGGCATTGGCCGACTACGTGCACGGGAAGGGCCTGAAACTCGGCATCTACACCAGCGCCGGCACGGAAACCTGCGCGCGGACCATGCCCGGTTCGCTCGACCACGAAGAGGTCGACGCGCAGACGTTCGCGGACTGGGGAGTCGACTACCTCAAATACGACAACTGCCACAATCAGGGCCGCCCCGCGCTGGAGCGGTACACGAAAATGGGCGAGGCACTGAAGAAGACCGGCCGCCCGATCGTCTACGCCCTGTGCGAATGGGGCGAGAACAAGCCGTGGGAGTGGGGCAAGAGCGCGGGCGCGCAGTTGTGGCGCACCACTGGCGACATCAGCGACTCCTGGTCGAGTATGACCAACCTCCTAGACCAGCAGGTCGGCTTGGAAGGCTACGCCGGGCCGGGCGGTTGGAACGATCCGGACATGCTCGAAGTCGGCAACGGCGGCATGACCGACACGGAATACCGCTCCCACTTCGCGCTCTGGTCGTTGCTCAACGCGCCGCTGCTGGCGGGCAACGACCTGCGCTCGATGTCCGAGGCGACCAAGAAGATCTTGATGAACAAGGATCTTCTCGCGGTCGACCAGGACTGGGGCGGCAAGCAGGGCCGCAAGATCCGCGACGGCGGTGACACCGAGGTCTGGGCCAAACCGATGTCCGACGGCTCGAACGTCGTCGTGCTGTTCAACCGCGGCGGCGCCCCGGCGACCCTGTCCGCCACCGCCGCCGAGATCGGCGCCCCCTCGGCGTCGGGCTACCGAGTCCGGGATCTGTGGACCGGCGCGGAAACCGAATCCGCCGGTACCTTGCGTGCCGGGCTGCCGAGCCACGGCTCCGCGGTGTTCCGCGTCTGGCCGTCGAACCAGCCGAATGCCGCGCCGCATACGACGCTTTCCTTGGCCTCACCCGAATACGCGGCCGTCGACAAGCCGTTCACCACGACACTGCGGGTGTTCAACGACGGTCGGACCCCGGTCCGGTCGGGCGTGGTGAAGCTGGCGGTCGGCGCGGGCTGGAAGCCCGACGGTGCCACCGAAGCACGCGTTCCCGCTGTCGCGCCGGGGAAGTCGTGGGAACGGACGTGGACGGTGCGGCCGTCGTCCCCCGGCGGCGACCGGGTCGAGGTCTCCGGCCGGTTCGGCTACCGGACGTCCTGGGGCACGCGATCGTTGTCCGCGGACGGAAGCGCTCCCGTCGTGAAACCGCCCGCCGCCGGGACGAACGCGCTGTCGAAGGCGGTGTTCATGACGGCGGACAACGGCTATGGCCCGGTGGAACGCGGGACCAGCAACGGTGAATCGAAAGCGGGCGACGGCCATCGCATGAGCATCGGCGGGGTGACCTACGACGACGGGCTGGGCGTCCACGCGCCGTCGAAGGTCCGGGTCTACCTCGGCGGCGGATGCGCGTCGTTCACGTCGTCCGTCGGGGTCGACGACGAGAAGGCCGGCGGCAGTGTGGCTTTCGAGGTCGTCGGCGACGGCAAGCGGCTAGCGAACACCGGCGTGCTCAAGCGCGGTCAGGCAGCCGAGAAGCTTTCCGTGCCGCTGAACGGGGTTCAGGTGCTCGATCTGGTCGTCACGGACGGCGGCGACGGGGTCGACTCCGACCACGCGGACTGGGCGGGCGCCACTTTGCGCTGCTAA